Proteins encoded within one genomic window of Tidjanibacter massiliensis:
- a CDS encoding ABC transporter ATP-binding protein, with translation MIEAADVHKSYGSLEVLKGVSLTVCRGEVVCIVGASGAGKTTLLQILGTLSAADSGRIRIDGIPVERLSDRELSDFRNRRIGFVFQFHHLLPEFTAFENVCMPGYIGRRDRVEVEKQARELLLMLGLGSRGHHKPAELSGGEQQRVAIARALVNSPSVLLADEPSGNLDSKNREEIHRLFFELRDRLGQTVVIVTHDDGLAEMSDRKIVMSDGLIIA, from the coding sequence ATGATAGAGGCTGCCGACGTGCATAAAAGTTACGGCTCGCTGGAGGTGCTGAAAGGGGTTTCGCTGACCGTATGCCGGGGCGAGGTGGTGTGTATTGTCGGGGCGAGCGGTGCGGGCAAGACTACGCTGCTCCAGATACTCGGTACGCTCAGTGCGGCCGACAGCGGTCGTATACGCATAGACGGTATTCCGGTCGAAAGGCTCTCCGACCGGGAACTCTCCGATTTTCGCAACCGCCGGATAGGATTCGTCTTTCAGTTCCACCACCTGCTTCCCGAGTTTACCGCTTTCGAGAATGTCTGCATGCCGGGTTATATAGGGCGTCGCGACCGGGTGGAGGTGGAGAAGCAGGCACGGGAACTTCTCCTGATGCTCGGGCTTGGAAGTCGGGGGCACCACAAACCTGCCGAACTCTCCGGAGGGGAGCAGCAGCGGGTGGCCATCGCGCGGGCATTGGTGAACTCGCCTTCCGTACTGTTGGCCGATGAGCCTTCGGGCAACCTCGATTCGAAAAACCGCGAGGAGATTCACCGGCTCTTTTTCGAGCTGCGCGACCGGCTGGGACAGACGGTCGTTATCGTGACGCACGACGACGGCTTGGCGGAGATGAGCGACCGCAAAATAGTGATGAGCGACGGCCTTATCATCGCCTGA
- the folP gene encoding dihydropteroate synthase, giving the protein MKTIRVGSRLLDLQRPVVMAIINVTPDSFFAGSRTPEVRAVRERVHKAVAEGASIIDVGGYSSRSGAADVPPAEELRRVSLAVEVIRNEHPEMAVSVDTFRASVAEGVISRFGPCIVNDISAGELDADIMGVAARYGVPYIAMHMRGTPADMQGRTVYGDITREVVEYLAGRLEAARRAGIRDVVLDPGFGFAKTTAQNYELLAGMGGIAELGCPVLAGVSRKSMIYKVLGVTPDDSLNGTTALNWECLRQGADILRVHDVAPAAEAVRLFNFYREHGRI; this is encoded by the coding sequence ATGAAAACGATAAGAGTAGGGAGCCGGCTGCTCGACCTGCAGCGGCCTGTGGTGATGGCCATTATCAATGTGACGCCGGATTCGTTTTTCGCCGGCAGCCGGACACCTGAGGTCCGGGCTGTCAGGGAACGTGTCCACAAGGCCGTTGCCGAGGGCGCTTCGATAATCGACGTGGGCGGTTATTCGTCGCGGTCGGGGGCGGCCGACGTACCGCCTGCGGAGGAGCTGCGCAGGGTGTCGCTCGCCGTGGAGGTCATCCGCAACGAGCATCCGGAGATGGCGGTCTCGGTCGATACTTTCCGGGCGAGTGTGGCGGAAGGGGTGATTTCCCGTTTCGGACCGTGTATCGTGAACGACATATCCGCCGGTGAGCTCGATGCGGACATCATGGGGGTCGCTGCCCGCTACGGTGTACCCTACATCGCCATGCACATGCGGGGCACGCCCGCCGACATGCAGGGGCGTACCGTTTACGGCGACATAACCCGGGAGGTCGTGGAGTATCTGGCCGGGAGGCTGGAAGCGGCCCGCCGGGCAGGCATACGCGATGTGGTGCTCGACCCCGGTTTCGGTTTCGCCAAAACGACCGCCCAGAATTACGAACTGCTTGCCGGAATGGGCGGAATTGCGGAACTCGGTTGTCCCGTACTTGCCGGTGTCTCCCGCAAGTCTATGATTTATAAGGTGCTCGGCGTGACGCCCGACGATTCACTGAATGGTACGACGGCGCTCAACTGGGAGTGCCTCCGGCAGGGGGCCGACATATTGCGGGTACACGATGTTGCTCCGGCCGCAGAGGCTGTGCGGCTCTTTAATTTCTACAGGGAACATGGACGGATATAG
- the coaE gene encoding dephospho-CoA kinase (Dephospho-CoA kinase (CoaE) performs the final step in coenzyme A biosynthesis.), protein MTRRVPLKVGVTGGIGSGKSTVCRLFAMLGVPVYDSDAGAKRLMSSDPALIAAIRERFGAASYRDGVLDRRYLASQVFSSPVALAALNGVVHPAVRSDFRRWAGELGAEYVVAESAVLFESGMDREVDEIVTVSAPERLRLERAVGRDRSSEEEVRARMRSQMNDAEREALAGHVIFNDEKHLLWEQVLRLDARFGVGRR, encoded by the coding sequence ATGACGCGCCGTGTTCCGCTCAAGGTCGGTGTGACGGGGGGAATAGGCAGCGGGAAGAGTACCGTCTGCCGTCTGTTCGCCATGCTGGGTGTCCCGGTTTACGATTCGGATGCCGGGGCGAAGCGGCTCATGTCGTCCGACCCGGCGCTCATCGCCGCTATCCGGGAGCGGTTCGGGGCGGCGAGTTACCGCGACGGCGTATTGGACAGGCGATACCTTGCTTCGCAGGTGTTCAGCAGCCCGGTGGCCCTGGCGGCCCTGAACGGGGTGGTGCATCCTGCCGTGCGGAGTGATTTCCGTCGTTGGGCGGGGGAGCTCGGTGCGGAATATGTCGTGGCAGAGAGTGCCGTGCTTTTTGAGAGCGGGATGGACCGGGAGGTGGACGAGATAGTGACCGTTTCCGCTCCGGAAAGGCTGCGTCTGGAACGTGCCGTCGGCCGCGACCGGAGTTCGGAGGAAGAGGTTCGCGCCCGCATGAGGAGTCAGATGAACGATGCGGAGCGGGAAGCGCTCGCCGGGCATGTTATCTTCAATGACGAAAAGCATCTGCTGTGGGAGCAGGTATTGCGGCTCGATGCCCGGTTTGGTGTCGGCCGGCGGTAA
- a CDS encoding OmpH family outer membrane protein — MRKIVVAAAVLLAFTACRNGGQQAPAATGQEPEAAAAVEVRSERPNVAYIQIDSLMLDYLLAQDLSNAFQAKANKAERELNAKSQQLEKDMLEAQDKIQKGLVTRATAEEMQQKLMQQQQELLATRDRMMGELAEEEQVMNNRIYYAVMDYLKEYNADYKYSMIISTTASGPILHADPAMDITEEVLVVLNERYAAEKAAGKK; from the coding sequence ATGAGAAAAATAGTTGTGGCGGCAGCGGTGCTGCTGGCTTTTACCGCTTGCCGGAACGGCGGGCAGCAGGCTCCTGCGGCGACCGGTCAGGAACCGGAGGCGGCAGCGGCGGTCGAAGTACGGAGCGAAAGACCCAATGTGGCTTATATCCAGATAGATTCGCTGATGCTGGATTATCTGCTTGCCCAGGATTTGAGCAATGCCTTCCAGGCCAAGGCCAACAAGGCCGAACGCGAGCTTAACGCCAAATCCCAGCAGTTGGAGAAGGATATGCTGGAGGCGCAGGACAAGATACAGAAGGGGCTCGTTACGCGGGCTACCGCCGAGGAGATGCAGCAGAAACTGATGCAACAGCAACAGGAACTGCTGGCTACGCGCGACCGGATGATGGGCGAACTCGCCGAAGAGGAGCAGGTGATGAACAACCGGATATACTATGCGGTCATGGATTATCTGAAGGAGTACAATGCAGATTACAAATACTCCATGATAATCAGTACGACCGCGTCGGGGCCCATTCTCCATGCCGACCCCGCAATGGATATCACCGAAGAGGTGCTCGTCGTGCTGAACGAACGTTATGCCGCCGAGAAAGCGGCCGGAAAGAAGTAG